One Gadus morhua chromosome 1, gadMor3.0, whole genome shotgun sequence DNA segment encodes these proteins:
- the si:dkey-32e6.3 gene encoding uncharacterized protein si:dkey-32e6.3 — protein MADSQTTRVPEPDEALEVTQNGVGSEDRPDPPGPAPGPRRKLILHIDLNNTILVSDAVTGQGTLAALDGFLSTVTWGKMNQKGKWEWLSDAASLIPPCEGAISYYSQFGRLPGFTSGPGCRFRGILDEHLDLLRWPEGITADKELSVKGEDGRLYHWILPSFFQLLRDLVSREDDFCLLFRTFGSDLPRVLSAVSRTLTQGAHPLFPDLPDLKLSVNQTPGKIRCSKREVVLTRGEDRVSSLNGPRDLYQYLGAGSGLGGFQDNFDWWSKHSCSLMGGKPLWVDPFDPSVQHIFFDDNIRQNDKETIVHPMVFLEGGGEAVRTASTCELYDVCLVQNDLLKAISDPGYFSQRIAICQENYEKNVQQGATS, from the exons ATGGCGGACTCCCAAACGACTCGAGTCCCAGAGCCCGATGAAGCCCTTGAAGTGACCCAGAACGGGGTCGGGTCCGAGGACAGACCCGACCCTCCAGGACCGGCCCCGGGTCCGAGGAGGAAGCTGATCCTCCACATCGACCTGAACAACACCATCCTGGTGTCGGACGCCGTGACGGGCCAGGGGACCCTGGCGGCTCTAGACGGCTTCCTGTCAACTGTCACGTGGGGGAAGATGAACCAGAAAG GGAAGTGGGAGTGGCTTAGCGACGCGGCGTCCCTGATCCCGCCCTGCGAGGGCGCGATCAGCTACTACTCCCAGTTCGGCCGCCTACCGGGGTTCACGTCCGGCCCCGGGTGCCGTTTCCGGGGAATCCTCGACGAGCACCTGGATTTACTGCGCTGGCCCGAGGGCATCACG GCCGACAAGGAGCTGTCGGTGAAGGGCGAGGACGGTCGGCTGTACCACTGGATCCTGCCCTCCTTCTTCCAGCTGCTCCGGGACCTGGTGTCCCGGGAGGACGACTTCTGCCTCCTGTTCCGGACCTTCGGCTCCGACCTGCCCCGCGTGCTGAGCGCCGTGTCCCGCACCCTCACCCAGGGCGCCCACCCGCTCTTCCCCGACCTGCCCGACCTCAAG ctgAGTGTGAACCAGACCCCAGGGAAGATCCGGTGCAGTAAGAGAGAGGTGGTCTTGACGCGAGGCGAGGACAGGGTGTCCTCTCTGAATGGACCCAGGGACCTGTACCAGTACCTGGGGGCTGGGAGCGGACTGGGGGGCTTCCAGGATAACTTTGACTG gtggTCCAAGCACTCGTGCTCCCTGATGGGGGGGAAGCCCCTCTGGGTGGACCCCTTCGACCCGTCCGTCCAGCACATCTTCTTCGATGACAACATCCGGCAAAACGACAAGGAAACCATCGTTCACCCCATG GTCTTCCTGGAGGGCGGCGGGGAGGCGGTGCGCACGGCCTCCACCTGCGAGCTCTACGACGTGTGCCTGGTGCAGAACGACCTGCTGAAGGCCATCTCCGACCCGGGCTACTTCAGCCAACGCATCGCCATCTGCCAGGAGAACTACGAGAAGAacgtccagcagggggcgaccTCCTAG